From a region of the Eulemur rufifrons isolate Redbay chromosome 7, OSU_ERuf_1, whole genome shotgun sequence genome:
- the CKS2 gene encoding cyclin-dependent kinases regulatory subunit 2: MAHKQIYYSDKYFDEHYEYRHVMLPRELSKQVPKTHLMSEEEWRRLGVQQSLGWVHYMIHEPEPHILLFRRPLPKDQQK, encoded by the exons ATGGCCCACAAGCAGATCTACTACTCGGACAAGTACTTCGACGAGCACTACGAGTACCG GCATGTCATGTTACCCCGAGAACTTTCCAAACAAGTACCCAAAACCCATCTGATGTCTGAAGAAGAGTGGAGGAGACTCGGTGTCCAGCAAAGTCTAGGCTGGGTTCATTACATGATTCATGAGCCAG AACCGCATATTCTTCTCTTTAGACGACCTCTTccaaaagatcaacaaaaatgA